One Stegostoma tigrinum isolate sSteTig4 chromosome 22, sSteTig4.hap1, whole genome shotgun sequence DNA segment encodes these proteins:
- the LOC125463618 gene encoding Fc receptor-like protein 5 isoform X1, which yields MLIDQQRMTTQKKKDNLLQMMGIYSDLLLLFTLTQYATCQKLAGQLSNPTIQGPERVHLNDTKTISCFASSEKPSMLYSLYRDKTLVEAQNISTSEPANFSVSFYSQNDGGTYKCKVESDDAVQRKYSNSINIIVLAPVLGVSITSVPDPPVLKVHDKLTLNCIVKQGSSVTYQWYFNEQELLSTSSIKINQSSLVINHALSNNTGHYQCQASNQFSETTFKVVSNSTEVIVKVPASNPDIFVDVNFVRKDTMFITVKCLSHEGTLPITYTLYINTSFVKDYDAQSRREGQFIVPVPYTDKLGTFKCKATNGFDSKYSNGLDVDLSVKLTSKPDPPIQGHQVTLNCNVTYQTNAKYTWYFVHSKENSTESTKQNQFTHVANHPGRYYCSINGQTSNWIEVLSQDSSLQPVTIAISVAVTVLLILVLGLICYCIFQKAHRCSIN from the exons CTTTGACTCAGTATGCTACATGTCAGAAACTCGCTG GCCAGTTATCAAATCCAACTATCCAAGGTCCGGAAAGAGTTCATTTAAATGACACGAAAACAATTTCCTGTTTTGCATCGAGTGAAAAGccttccatgctgtatagttTATACCGAGACAAAACACTTGTTGAAGCACAGAATATATCAACATCTGAGCCAGCTAACTTCTCAGTATCATTTTACAGTCAGAATGATGGAGGGACTTACAAATGCAAAGTTGAAAGTGATGATGCCGTGCAAAGAAAATACAGTAACAGCATCAACATTATTGTACTAG CTCCAGTGTTGGGAGTTAGCATAACTTCAGTACCGGATCCACCTGTCCTAAAAGTACATGACAAACTAACTCTCAACTGCATCGTAAAACAAGGCTCTAGTGTGACATACCAATGGTACTTTAATGAACAAGAACTATTGTCAACCTCTTCAATCAAAATAAACCAATCCAGTCTGGTTATTAATCATGCCCTTTCCAACAATACTGGTCATTATCAATGTCAAGCAAGCAATCAATTCAGTGAGACAACATTCAAAGTTGTCAGCAATTCCACAGAAGTAATTGTTAAAG ttCCAGCATCGAATCCTGACATTTTTGTGGATGTAAACTTTGTGAGGAAGGATACCATGTTCATAACTGTTAAATGTTTATCGCATGAAGGAACCCTACCAATAACGTACACATTGTATATAAACACAAGTTTTGTGAAGGACTACGATGCACAAAGTCGGAGAGAAGGTCAATTTATTGTACCCGTACCTTACACTGACAAACTGGGAACCTTCAAATGCAAAGCTACGAATGGATTTGATTCAAAATACAGTAATGGGCTGGATGTAG ATTTGTCTGTTAAGTTGACATCAAAGCCAGATCCCCCAATTCAGGGCCACCAAGTCACATTGAATTGCAATGTAACTTATCAAACCAATGCAAAATATACCTGGTACTTTGTGCATTCAAAAGAGAATTCAACGGAAAGTACCAAACAGAATCAATTCACTCATGTTGCAAACCATCCTGGAAGATATTACTGCTCAATTAATGGACAAACTAGCAACTGGATTGAAGTACTGAGTCAAG ATTCCAGTCTCCAACCAGTGACAATTGCTATCAGTGTAGCAGTCACAGTGCTGCTGATTTTGGTTCTTGGATTGATTTGCTATTGCATTTTTCAGAAAG CCCACAGATGCAGCATCAACTAA
- the LOC125463618 gene encoding Fc receptor-like protein 5 isoform X2, with the protein MLIDQQRMTTQKKKDNLLQMMGIYSDLLLLFTLTQYATCQKLAGQLSNPTIQGPERVHLNDTKTISCFASSEKPSMLYSLYRDKTLVEAQNISTSEPANFSVSFYSQNDGGTYKCKVESDDAVQRKYSNSINIIVLAPVLGVSITSVPDPPVLKVHDKLTLNCIVKQGSSVTYQWYFNEQELLSTSSIKINQSSLVINHALSNNTGHYQCQASNQFSETTFKVVSNSTEVIVKVPASNPDIFVDVNFVRKDTMFITVKCLSHEGTLPITYTLYINTSFVKDYDAQSRREGQFIVPVPYTDKLGTFKCKATNGFDSKYSNGLDVDLSVKLTSKPDPPIQGHQVTLNCNVTYQTNAKYTWYFVHSKENSTESTKQNQFTHVANHPGRYYCSINGQTSNWIEVLSQDSSLQPVTIAISVAVTVLLILVLGLICYCIFQKGNLI; encoded by the exons CTTTGACTCAGTATGCTACATGTCAGAAACTCGCTG GCCAGTTATCAAATCCAACTATCCAAGGTCCGGAAAGAGTTCATTTAAATGACACGAAAACAATTTCCTGTTTTGCATCGAGTGAAAAGccttccatgctgtatagttTATACCGAGACAAAACACTTGTTGAAGCACAGAATATATCAACATCTGAGCCAGCTAACTTCTCAGTATCATTTTACAGTCAGAATGATGGAGGGACTTACAAATGCAAAGTTGAAAGTGATGATGCCGTGCAAAGAAAATACAGTAACAGCATCAACATTATTGTACTAG CTCCAGTGTTGGGAGTTAGCATAACTTCAGTACCGGATCCACCTGTCCTAAAAGTACATGACAAACTAACTCTCAACTGCATCGTAAAACAAGGCTCTAGTGTGACATACCAATGGTACTTTAATGAACAAGAACTATTGTCAACCTCTTCAATCAAAATAAACCAATCCAGTCTGGTTATTAATCATGCCCTTTCCAACAATACTGGTCATTATCAATGTCAAGCAAGCAATCAATTCAGTGAGACAACATTCAAAGTTGTCAGCAATTCCACAGAAGTAATTGTTAAAG ttCCAGCATCGAATCCTGACATTTTTGTGGATGTAAACTTTGTGAGGAAGGATACCATGTTCATAACTGTTAAATGTTTATCGCATGAAGGAACCCTACCAATAACGTACACATTGTATATAAACACAAGTTTTGTGAAGGACTACGATGCACAAAGTCGGAGAGAAGGTCAATTTATTGTACCCGTACCTTACACTGACAAACTGGGAACCTTCAAATGCAAAGCTACGAATGGATTTGATTCAAAATACAGTAATGGGCTGGATGTAG ATTTGTCTGTTAAGTTGACATCAAAGCCAGATCCCCCAATTCAGGGCCACCAAGTCACATTGAATTGCAATGTAACTTATCAAACCAATGCAAAATATACCTGGTACTTTGTGCATTCAAAAGAGAATTCAACGGAAAGTACCAAACAGAATCAATTCACTCATGTTGCAAACCATCCTGGAAGATATTACTGCTCAATTAATGGACAAACTAGCAACTGGATTGAAGTACTGAGTCAAG ATTCCAGTCTCCAACCAGTGACAATTGCTATCAGTGTAGCAGTCACAGTGCTGCTGATTTTGGTTCTTGGATTGATTTGCTATTGCATTTTTCAGAAAG GCAATCTGATCTAG
- the LOC125463618 gene encoding Fc receptor-like protein 5 isoform X3, whose translation MLIDQQRMTTQKKKDNLLQMMGIYSDLLLLFTLTQYATCQKLAGQLSNPTIQGPERVHLNDTKTISCFASSEKPSMLYSLYRDKTLVEAQNISTSEPANFSVSFYSQNDGGTYKCKVESDDAVQRKYSNSINIIVLAPVLGVSITSVPDPPVLKVHDKLTLNCIVKQGSSVTYQWYFNEQELLSTSSIKINQSSLVINHALSNNTGHYQCQASNQFSETTFKVVSNSTEVIVKVPASNPDIFVDVNFVRKDTMFITVKCLSHEGTLPITYTLYINTSFVKDYDAQSRREGQFIVPVPYTDKLGTFKCKATNGFDSKYSNGLDVDLSVKLTSKPDPPIQGHQVTLNCNVTYQTNAKYTWYFVHSKENSTESTKQNQFTHVANHPGRYYCSINGQTSNWIEVLSQDSSLQPVTIAISVAVTVLLILVLGLICYCIFQKAVH comes from the exons CTTTGACTCAGTATGCTACATGTCAGAAACTCGCTG GCCAGTTATCAAATCCAACTATCCAAGGTCCGGAAAGAGTTCATTTAAATGACACGAAAACAATTTCCTGTTTTGCATCGAGTGAAAAGccttccatgctgtatagttTATACCGAGACAAAACACTTGTTGAAGCACAGAATATATCAACATCTGAGCCAGCTAACTTCTCAGTATCATTTTACAGTCAGAATGATGGAGGGACTTACAAATGCAAAGTTGAAAGTGATGATGCCGTGCAAAGAAAATACAGTAACAGCATCAACATTATTGTACTAG CTCCAGTGTTGGGAGTTAGCATAACTTCAGTACCGGATCCACCTGTCCTAAAAGTACATGACAAACTAACTCTCAACTGCATCGTAAAACAAGGCTCTAGTGTGACATACCAATGGTACTTTAATGAACAAGAACTATTGTCAACCTCTTCAATCAAAATAAACCAATCCAGTCTGGTTATTAATCATGCCCTTTCCAACAATACTGGTCATTATCAATGTCAAGCAAGCAATCAATTCAGTGAGACAACATTCAAAGTTGTCAGCAATTCCACAGAAGTAATTGTTAAAG ttCCAGCATCGAATCCTGACATTTTTGTGGATGTAAACTTTGTGAGGAAGGATACCATGTTCATAACTGTTAAATGTTTATCGCATGAAGGAACCCTACCAATAACGTACACATTGTATATAAACACAAGTTTTGTGAAGGACTACGATGCACAAAGTCGGAGAGAAGGTCAATTTATTGTACCCGTACCTTACACTGACAAACTGGGAACCTTCAAATGCAAAGCTACGAATGGATTTGATTCAAAATACAGTAATGGGCTGGATGTAG ATTTGTCTGTTAAGTTGACATCAAAGCCAGATCCCCCAATTCAGGGCCACCAAGTCACATTGAATTGCAATGTAACTTATCAAACCAATGCAAAATATACCTGGTACTTTGTGCATTCAAAAGAGAATTCAACGGAAAGTACCAAACAGAATCAATTCACTCATGTTGCAAACCATCCTGGAAGATATTACTGCTCAATTAATGGACAAACTAGCAACTGGATTGAAGTACTGAGTCAAG ATTCCAGTCTCCAACCAGTGACAATTGCTATCAGTGTAGCAGTCACAGTGCTGCTGATTTTGGTTCTTGGATTGATTTGCTATTGCATTTTTCAGAAAG CTGTTCATTAG
- the LOC125463618 gene encoding carcinoembryonic antigen-related cell adhesion molecule 5-like isoform X4 has translation MLIDQQRMTTQKKKDNLLQMMGIYSDLLLLFTLTQYATCQKLAGQLSNPTIQGPERVHLNDTKTISCFASSEKPSMLYSLYRDKTLVEAQNISTSEPANFSVSFYSQNDGGTYKCKVESDDAVQRKYTPVLGVSITSVPDPPVLKVHDKLTLNCIVKQGSSVTYQWYFNEQELLSTSSIKINQSSLVINHALSNNTGHYQCQASNQFSETTFKVVSNSTEVIVKVPASNPDIFVDVNFVRKDTMFITVKCLSHEGTLPITYTLYINTSFVKDYDAQSRREGQFIVPVPYTDKLGTFKCKATNGFDSKYSNGLDVDLSVKLTSKPDPPIQGHQVTLNCNVTYQTNAKYTWYFVHSKENSTESTKQNQFTHVANHPGRYYCSINGQTSNWIEVLSQDSSLQPVTIAISVAVTVLLILVLGLICYCIFQKAHRCSIN, from the exons CTTTGACTCAGTATGCTACATGTCAGAAACTCGCTG GCCAGTTATCAAATCCAACTATCCAAGGTCCGGAAAGAGTTCATTTAAATGACACGAAAACAATTTCCTGTTTTGCATCGAGTGAAAAGccttccatgctgtatagttTATACCGAGACAAAACACTTGTTGAAGCACAGAATATATCAACATCTGAGCCAGCTAACTTCTCAGTATCATTTTACAGTCAGAATGATGGAGGGACTTACAAATGCAAAGTTGAAAGTGATGATGCCGTGCAAAGAAAATACA CTCCAGTGTTGGGAGTTAGCATAACTTCAGTACCGGATCCACCTGTCCTAAAAGTACATGACAAACTAACTCTCAACTGCATCGTAAAACAAGGCTCTAGTGTGACATACCAATGGTACTTTAATGAACAAGAACTATTGTCAACCTCTTCAATCAAAATAAACCAATCCAGTCTGGTTATTAATCATGCCCTTTCCAACAATACTGGTCATTATCAATGTCAAGCAAGCAATCAATTCAGTGAGACAACATTCAAAGTTGTCAGCAATTCCACAGAAGTAATTGTTAAAG ttCCAGCATCGAATCCTGACATTTTTGTGGATGTAAACTTTGTGAGGAAGGATACCATGTTCATAACTGTTAAATGTTTATCGCATGAAGGAACCCTACCAATAACGTACACATTGTATATAAACACAAGTTTTGTGAAGGACTACGATGCACAAAGTCGGAGAGAAGGTCAATTTATTGTACCCGTACCTTACACTGACAAACTGGGAACCTTCAAATGCAAAGCTACGAATGGATTTGATTCAAAATACAGTAATGGGCTGGATGTAG ATTTGTCTGTTAAGTTGACATCAAAGCCAGATCCCCCAATTCAGGGCCACCAAGTCACATTGAATTGCAATGTAACTTATCAAACCAATGCAAAATATACCTGGTACTTTGTGCATTCAAAAGAGAATTCAACGGAAAGTACCAAACAGAATCAATTCACTCATGTTGCAAACCATCCTGGAAGATATTACTGCTCAATTAATGGACAAACTAGCAACTGGATTGAAGTACTGAGTCAAG ATTCCAGTCTCCAACCAGTGACAATTGCTATCAGTGTAGCAGTCACAGTGCTGCTGATTTTGGTTCTTGGATTGATTTGCTATTGCATTTTTCAGAAAG CCCACAGATGCAGCATCAACTAA
- the LOC125463618 gene encoding Fc receptor-like protein 5 isoform X5 — MLIDQQRMTTQKKKDNLLQMMGIYSDLLLLFSQLSNPTIQGPERVHLNDTKTISCFASSEKPSMLYSLYRDKTLVEAQNISTSEPANFSVSFYSQNDGGTYKCKVESDDAVQRKYSNSINIIVLAPVLGVSITSVPDPPVLKVHDKLTLNCIVKQGSSVTYQWYFNEQELLSTSSIKINQSSLVINHALSNNTGHYQCQASNQFSETTFKVVSNSTEVIVKVPASNPDIFVDVNFVRKDTMFITVKCLSHEGTLPITYTLYINTSFVKDYDAQSRREGQFIVPVPYTDKLGTFKCKATNGFDSKYSNGLDVDLSVKLTSKPDPPIQGHQVTLNCNVTYQTNAKYTWYFVHSKENSTESTKQNQFTHVANHPGRYYCSINGQTSNWIEVLSQDSSLQPVTIAISVAVTVLLILVLGLICYCIFQKAHRCSIN, encoded by the exons GCCAGTTATCAAATCCAACTATCCAAGGTCCGGAAAGAGTTCATTTAAATGACACGAAAACAATTTCCTGTTTTGCATCGAGTGAAAAGccttccatgctgtatagttTATACCGAGACAAAACACTTGTTGAAGCACAGAATATATCAACATCTGAGCCAGCTAACTTCTCAGTATCATTTTACAGTCAGAATGATGGAGGGACTTACAAATGCAAAGTTGAAAGTGATGATGCCGTGCAAAGAAAATACAGTAACAGCATCAACATTATTGTACTAG CTCCAGTGTTGGGAGTTAGCATAACTTCAGTACCGGATCCACCTGTCCTAAAAGTACATGACAAACTAACTCTCAACTGCATCGTAAAACAAGGCTCTAGTGTGACATACCAATGGTACTTTAATGAACAAGAACTATTGTCAACCTCTTCAATCAAAATAAACCAATCCAGTCTGGTTATTAATCATGCCCTTTCCAACAATACTGGTCATTATCAATGTCAAGCAAGCAATCAATTCAGTGAGACAACATTCAAAGTTGTCAGCAATTCCACAGAAGTAATTGTTAAAG ttCCAGCATCGAATCCTGACATTTTTGTGGATGTAAACTTTGTGAGGAAGGATACCATGTTCATAACTGTTAAATGTTTATCGCATGAAGGAACCCTACCAATAACGTACACATTGTATATAAACACAAGTTTTGTGAAGGACTACGATGCACAAAGTCGGAGAGAAGGTCAATTTATTGTACCCGTACCTTACACTGACAAACTGGGAACCTTCAAATGCAAAGCTACGAATGGATTTGATTCAAAATACAGTAATGGGCTGGATGTAG ATTTGTCTGTTAAGTTGACATCAAAGCCAGATCCCCCAATTCAGGGCCACCAAGTCACATTGAATTGCAATGTAACTTATCAAACCAATGCAAAATATACCTGGTACTTTGTGCATTCAAAAGAGAATTCAACGGAAAGTACCAAACAGAATCAATTCACTCATGTTGCAAACCATCCTGGAAGATATTACTGCTCAATTAATGGACAAACTAGCAACTGGATTGAAGTACTGAGTCAAG ATTCCAGTCTCCAACCAGTGACAATTGCTATCAGTGTAGCAGTCACAGTGCTGCTGATTTTGGTTCTTGGATTGATTTGCTATTGCATTTTTCAGAAAG CCCACAGATGCAGCATCAACTAA
- the LOC125463618 gene encoding carcinoembryonic antigen-related cell adhesion molecule 1-like isoform X6, whose product MLYSLYRDKTLVEAQNISTSEPANFSVSFYSQNDGGTYKCKVESDDAVQRKYSNSINIIVLAPVLGVSITSVPDPPVLKVHDKLTLNCIVKQGSSVTYQWYFNEQELLSTSSIKINQSSLVINHALSNNTGHYQCQASNQFSETTFKVVSNSTEVIVKVPASNPDIFVDVNFVRKDTMFITVKCLSHEGTLPITYTLYINTSFVKDYDAQSRREGQFIVPVPYTDKLGTFKCKATNGFDSKYSNGLDVDLSVKLTSKPDPPIQGHQVTLNCNVTYQTNAKYTWYFVHSKENSTESTKQNQFTHVANHPGRYYCSINGQTSNWIEVLSQDSSLQPVTIAISVAVTVLLILVLGLICYCIFQKAHRCSIN is encoded by the exons atgctgtatagttTATACCGAGACAAAACACTTGTTGAAGCACAGAATATATCAACATCTGAGCCAGCTAACTTCTCAGTATCATTTTACAGTCAGAATGATGGAGGGACTTACAAATGCAAAGTTGAAAGTGATGATGCCGTGCAAAGAAAATACAGTAACAGCATCAACATTATTGTACTAG CTCCAGTGTTGGGAGTTAGCATAACTTCAGTACCGGATCCACCTGTCCTAAAAGTACATGACAAACTAACTCTCAACTGCATCGTAAAACAAGGCTCTAGTGTGACATACCAATGGTACTTTAATGAACAAGAACTATTGTCAACCTCTTCAATCAAAATAAACCAATCCAGTCTGGTTATTAATCATGCCCTTTCCAACAATACTGGTCATTATCAATGTCAAGCAAGCAATCAATTCAGTGAGACAACATTCAAAGTTGTCAGCAATTCCACAGAAGTAATTGTTAAAG ttCCAGCATCGAATCCTGACATTTTTGTGGATGTAAACTTTGTGAGGAAGGATACCATGTTCATAACTGTTAAATGTTTATCGCATGAAGGAACCCTACCAATAACGTACACATTGTATATAAACACAAGTTTTGTGAAGGACTACGATGCACAAAGTCGGAGAGAAGGTCAATTTATTGTACCCGTACCTTACACTGACAAACTGGGAACCTTCAAATGCAAAGCTACGAATGGATTTGATTCAAAATACAGTAATGGGCTGGATGTAG ATTTGTCTGTTAAGTTGACATCAAAGCCAGATCCCCCAATTCAGGGCCACCAAGTCACATTGAATTGCAATGTAACTTATCAAACCAATGCAAAATATACCTGGTACTTTGTGCATTCAAAAGAGAATTCAACGGAAAGTACCAAACAGAATCAATTCACTCATGTTGCAAACCATCCTGGAAGATATTACTGCTCAATTAATGGACAAACTAGCAACTGGATTGAAGTACTGAGTCAAG ATTCCAGTCTCCAACCAGTGACAATTGCTATCAGTGTAGCAGTCACAGTGCTGCTGATTTTGGTTCTTGGATTGATTTGCTATTGCATTTTTCAGAAAG CCCACAGATGCAGCATCAACTAA